A window of Micromonas commoda chromosome 13, complete sequence contains these coding sequences:
- a CDS encoding predicted protein — MGLTASSLNLTQYDVEEVQEHCGGKFNSREIQCLYKRFRTLDKRHKGYISEDELMSIPELAISPLAPRVTQVFQNLNFKDFCRVLAAMSDRATREDKLDFMFRVYDVDRDGYISFSDLETIVKHLVGSSLNEEQVGELITRAMGELAELRKKTGVGRGGDDGRSSPSLGGGITFDEFRVIMKGNTKLPTVKVPVGFD, encoded by the exons atg GGActcacggcgtcgagcctgAACCTGACACAGTACGATGTCGAGGAGGTGCAGGAGCACTGCGGCGGCAAGTTCAACAGCCGCGAGATCCAGTGCCTTTACAAGCGCTTCCGAACGCTGGACAAGCGGCACAAGGGGTACATCAGCGAGGACGAGCTGATGTCCATACCCGAGCTCGCCATCTCGCCcttggcgccgcgggtcacgCAGGTGTTCCAGAACCTGAACTTCAAGGACTTCTGCagggtgctcgcggcgatgagcgatAGGGCGACAAGGGAGGACAAGCTGGACTTCATGTTCAGG GTGTACGACGTGGACAGGGACGGATACATCTCGTTCTCCGACCTGGAGACGATCGTGAAGCACCTGGTGGGCTCGTCTCTGAACGAGGAACAGGTTGGCGAGCTCATCACCCGCGCCATGGGagagctcgcggagctgcggAAAAAAACCGGAGTTGggaggggcggcgacgacgggcggtcCTCGCCTTCGTTGGGCGGCGGGATCACGTTCGACGAGTTCAGGGTGATCATGAAGGGGAACACCAAGCTGCCCACGGTCAAGGTGCCCGTCGGCTTCGACTGA
- a CDS encoding predicted protein, translating into MESPSGQEQAPGAKRQRKGKNTEPPNEDPDFTHCCIYNVSHADLVVWLNWFSQKDDAACANPRTDGHNLDFMDTKIDTGPNKAGDFVEAKSGRMMLQRSLCRPKFSCQSAPFHEELRAYENHGTSAVACFPLLTVTLHKWLTGFNTKTPEEALRAAAAAAAANHRQPRASQSHQWPGPSLATSPEHTPARRPSANELRGPSSPPREPKIRRVVYLVTGFGDPVEESHSPEANSTAATARLMKLFINLTHPNVEVKLVDSGAGVFRYDENVRFLQTNLRPALERERDAVARRWGEEWPNRFKLTMALCGGAPARLQALTAAFRDMQPYLLHVWRLKTFWHQGLLRRDDVDMQRWEQAEGAPPTRSTPDALRSFFAPGGLTRHEQKVADEDARLVTGMVQEMKKHRDVFLSMSHSKHELGEFWLRKTQKPVLAVLCVRRRRDGPDDAAHGDAKPQYFRGVNLEVSMPTGSLCSERNAIGNALASDPALRRKDLFGIAVLSLGKGDIGATSGGGVGGGAMSRESSFVNLAQLAAGNGGDDLSLCRPVTGGGGGRGDLNPLKPCGACKEWLLKIAEVNPGFKVLMFGDVSCDDVYIKNVSQC; encoded by the exons ATGGAGTCACCTTCCGGCCAGGAGCAAGCCCCTGGTGCGAAGAGGCAGAGAAAGGGAAAGAACACCGAGCCTCCCAATGAGGATCCGGACTTCACGCACTGCTGCATCTACAACGTCAGCCACGCGGATCTCGTGGTCTGGCTGAACTGGTTCAGCCAAAAAGACGATGCTGCGTGCGCTAACCCCCGAACTGACGGGCATAATCTTGACTTCATGGACACCAAAATTGATACCGGACCCAACAAAGCGGGTGACTTCGTGGAAGCCAAGAGTGGACGTATGATGCTGCAGAGATCGCTGTGCAGGCCAAAGTTCAGTTGCCAG TCAGCGCCCTTCCACGAGGAACTGCGTGCATATGAGAATCACGGAACAAGTGCAGTGGCGTGCTTCCCGCTGCTCACGGTGACGCTCCACAAGTGGCTCACCGGGTTCAACACCAAGACTCCCGAAGAGGCGctccgagccgccgccgccgccgccgccgcgaaccacagacagccccgcgcgtcccaaTCTCATCAGTGGCCCGGTCCcagcctcgcgacgtccccggagcacacccccgcgcggcgcccctccGCGAACGAGCTTCGCGGCCCCTCGAGCCCACCGCGGGAACCCAAGATTCGAAGAGTCGTCTACCTGGTCACGGGCTTTGGCGATCCCGTGGAGGAGTCCCACTCGCCCGAAGCCaactccaccgcggcgacggctcggcTGATGAAACTGTTCATCAACCTGACCCACCCGAACGTCGAGGTCAAGCTGGTGGactccggcgcgggggtgttCCGGTACGACGAGAACGTGCGTTTCTTGCAGACGAACCTGCGTCCCGCGTTGGAGagagagcgcgacgcggtggctcgGCGATGGGGCGAGGAGTGGCCGAATCGTTTTAAGCTCACGATGGCGCTGTGCGGCGGTGCACCCGCACGGCTCcaggcgctcaccgccgcgttccgcGACATGCAGCCGTACCTGCTGCACGTGTGGCGGCTGAAGACGTTCTGGCACCAGGGGTTGCTCCGAAGGGACGACGTGGACATGCAACGGTGGGAGCAGGCGgagggggcgccgccgacgaggtcaaCGCCGGATGCTCTTCGATCGTTCTTCGCGCCCGGTGGATTGACGCGACACGAACAGAAGGTGGCGGACGAAGACGCGCGGCTGGTCACCGGCATGGTCCAGGAGATGAAGAAGCATCGCGACGTGTTCCTCTCGATGTCGCACTCTAAACACGAGCTCGGAGAGTTTTGGCTGCGAAAGACTCAGAAACCCGTGCTCGCCGTGCTGTGCGTCCGCAGGCGCCGGGACGgcccggacgacgccgctcacggcgacgcgaagccgCAGTACTTCCGAGGCGTGAATCTTGAGGTTTCCATGCCCACGGGGTCGCTGTGCAGCGAGCGAAACGCGATTGGaaacgcgctcgcctcggacCCGGCTCTTCGAAGGAAAGACCTCTTCGGCATCGCGGTGCTGTCGCTGGGTAAGGGTGACAtaggcgcgacgagcggcggcggcgtgggaggcggGGCGATGTCCAGGGAGTCGTCGTTCGTCAACCttgcgcagctcgcggcggggaacGGCGGAGACGATCTCTCGCTGTGCCGGCCGGTgacgggcggggggggcggccgcggcgacctcaaTCCGCTGAAACCGTGCGGCGCGTGCAAGGAGTGGCTGCTAAAAATCGCGGAGGTGAACCCCGGGTTCAAGGTGCTGATGTTcggcgacgtgagctgcgACGATGTGTACATTAAGAACGTCTCGCAGTGCTGA
- a CDS encoding predicted protein: MHCAAVSLLKRTARLSDILRHMGHGNSGQDPDWVPPSDAEILAAYYRRMMAKQRWTKAQAALTSIRAMQGGLLGALGGGAAQKAKAFPAFGAIPGAEPKPPPPPPPPPPRPVTPEDPDSPRSHSPTPFVVVKPRRASITELTSGARAKAQASATMGRMPKEKDVRRMLREFAGDWFVVFVDTKFDMILAAMSGECTSEVFAAVGGDGTLYFGTDRASMPSDDDDAEVVQFPRSTYFCGRCSPSSRLVFKRFTARLSSSVETTPSTTPLTTPERSLPVSPEPPEEEVVSLSLEDGAGAGPVVEGKAPPMPTVVAKPETGTSSA; encoded by the coding sequence ATgcactgcgccgccgtctccctcCTCAAGCGCACCGCGAGACTCTCCGACATCCTGCGGCACATGGGCCACGGCAACTCCGGGCAAGACCCGGATTGGGTCCCgccctccgacgccgagatcTTGGCGGCCTACTACCGCCGCATGATGGCCAAGCAGCGGTGGACCAAGGCGCAGGCCGCGCTCACGTCCATCCGCGCCATGCAGGGCGGTTTACTCGgcgcgctgggcggcggggcggcgcagaaggcgaaggcgttTCCAGCCTTCGGCGCCATCCCCGGAGCCGAGCccaaaccgccgccgccgccgccgccgccgccgccgcggcccgtgACTCCCGAGGACCCGGACTCCCCGCGGTCGCACAGCCCCACGCCGTTCGTCGTGGTCAAGCCCAGGCGCGCCTCCATCACCGAGCTGACCTCCGGCGCGCGGGCCAAGGCgcaggcgtcggcgacgatggggaGAATGCCAAAGGAAAAAGACGTGCGTCGGATGCTGCGCGAGTTTGCGGGCGACTGGTTCGTGGTCTTCGTCGACACCAAGTTCGACAtgatcctcgcggcgatgtccggCGAATGCACGTCGGAGgtgttcgcggcggtcggcggcgacgggacgctGTACTTCGGCACGGACagggcgtcgatgccgagcgacgacgacgacgcggaggttgtGCAGTTTCCCAGGAGTACCTATTTTTGCGGCCGGTGCTCGCCGTCATCGAGGCTCGTGTTCAAACGGTTCACCGCCCGGCTGAGCTCGAGCGTcgagacgacgccgtcgacgacgccgttgacgacgccggagcgTTCGCTGCCGGTGTCGCCGGAAccccccgaggaggaggtcgtcTCGTTGTCGCTCGAGGACGGAGCAGGGGCGGGGCCAGTCGTCGAGGGCAAGGCGCCGCCAATGCCCACCGTCGTCGCAAAGCCCGAGACCGGGACGTCATCCGCGTGA